DNA sequence from the Staphylococcus epidermidis genome:
TCATCAATAGTCGTTTCGGTTTGTCCTTTAAAAATCAAAGATATGTTTAAAATTCCTTGATCTAATACGACACCCAAGCCACCAGAATTCCTAACAATTGCATTATATCCTTGTTCATCTGTAAGAAAACGAATACCATCACTTAAAAATGGTAAACGCGAATCATGAATGCCCAAAATCACGGTGTGTTGATGTATCCACGTTCGTACTACATTACAAGATAAATCTTTACCAACGCTTTCGGAAAAAGTGTCATCAAACGCAAAAGATTGCATGGGCTCTAAACCACTTGAATGATCGACATAACGCCAGTTGATTTGATTAAAATATTTAGTTGCTAAGTCCATTATTGTAAAGCTTGAGCAGCTGTAATAATAGATAAGTTATAAACGTCTTCAGTTGAGCAACCACGAGATAAATCATTGACTGGAGAGTTTAATCCTTGTAGGACTGGTCCTACTGCATCGTATCCACCTAAACGTTGAGCAATCTTATAACCAATATTACCTGCTTCTAGACTAGGGAAAACAAATACATTTGCATCACCTTGAATTTTTGCACCAGGTGCTTTCTTCTCTGCTACGCTAGGAACAATAGCAGCGTCAAATTGGAATTCTCCATCAATAACTACATGATCTAATTGATCTGCTTCAGCTTTTTCTTGAGCTAACTTCAATGCTTCTTGCACTTTAGTAACATCATCCGATTTAGCAGAACCTTTTGTAGAAAAGCTTAACATAGCTACTTTAGGGTCCATTCCAAAGCTTTGTGCTGATTTAGCACTCTCTACTGCAATTTCAGCAAGTCCTTGAGCATCTAATTCTGGATTAATCGCACAATCTCCAAAAATATATTGTTCGTCGCCTTTAATCATAAAGAAAATACCAGATGTTCTAGATACACCAGGTTTAGTTTTGATAATTTGTAATGCTGGTCTGACTGTATCTCCAGTAGAATGTGCAGCACCACTCACTAAACCTTCAGCCTTTCCAGTATACACAAGCATTGTTCCGAAATAATTTA
Encoded proteins:
- the pta gene encoding phosphate acetyltransferase, which produces MADLLSVLQDKLSGKNVKIVLPEGEDERVLIAATQLQKTDYVSPIVLGNEDNIKSLASKHALDLTQIEIIDPATSELKDELVDAFVERRKGKATKEQAVELLDNVNYFGTMLVYTGKAEGLVSGAAHSTGDTVRPALQIIKTKPGVSRTSGIFFMIKGDEQYIFGDCAINPELDAQGLAEIAVESAKSAQSFGMDPKVAMLSFSTKGSAKSDDVTKVQEALKLAQEKAEADQLDHVVIDGEFQFDAAIVPSVAEKKAPGAKIQGDANVFVFPSLEAGNIGYKIAQRLGGYDAVGPVLQGLNSPVNDLSRGCSTEDVYNLSIITAAQALQ